From one Microlunatus sp. Gsoil 973 genomic stretch:
- a CDS encoding FAD-dependent monooxygenase, with the protein MKILVSGASIAGPAVAYWLQRHGFEVTVVERGAQLRGGGYPIDIRGVAVEVVRRMGIHGELGKAHIDTRAVTFVEPDGSPIATLRPHRLVDGDRDRDLEVPRGDLARVLYDATKERVEYRFNESITGLDERADGVDVQFRSGSKQRFDLVIAADGVHSSTRAIRFGPEEPLHRYLGYCFAGFTLRNEFGLSHEAVIWNEVGRAAALYAVGDRPLVHGFLNLSLAIPPFGAFRDPQAQRDLVGRAFASDGWFVPRMVEAMRSAEDLFFDMVTQIRMPRWSAGRLALVGDAAFAPSFLTGQGSSTALVGAYLLAGELATTGDYATAFDRYEKLARPFVEANQNLVTAGDATMFPSTPEALEQRNRILQQLPALPSDDEPAHSAIDLPDYTG; encoded by the coding sequence ATGAAGATCCTTGTTTCCGGCGCCAGTATCGCCGGGCCGGCAGTGGCCTACTGGCTGCAGCGTCACGGCTTCGAGGTGACCGTCGTCGAGCGCGGGGCACAACTGCGCGGCGGCGGATATCCCATCGACATCCGCGGCGTCGCCGTGGAAGTCGTTCGCAGGATGGGCATCCACGGGGAGCTGGGGAAGGCGCACATCGACACTCGGGCAGTCACCTTCGTTGAGCCGGACGGGAGCCCGATCGCCACGCTCCGGCCGCACCGTCTGGTGGACGGAGATCGAGACCGGGATCTCGAAGTGCCCCGCGGTGATCTTGCCCGGGTGCTGTACGACGCGACGAAGGAGCGTGTGGAATATCGCTTCAACGAATCGATCACCGGATTGGACGAGAGGGCCGACGGTGTTGATGTGCAGTTCCGCAGCGGTTCGAAGCAGCGGTTCGATCTGGTGATCGCCGCGGACGGAGTGCACTCCAGCACCCGGGCGATCAGATTCGGACCCGAGGAGCCGTTGCACCGTTACCTCGGCTATTGCTTCGCCGGGTTCACCCTGCGCAACGAGTTCGGACTCTCCCACGAGGCGGTGATCTGGAACGAGGTCGGCCGGGCCGCTGCGTTGTATGCCGTCGGTGACCGGCCGCTGGTCCACGGCTTCCTCAACCTGTCGCTCGCAATTCCGCCGTTCGGCGCATTCCGGGATCCGCAGGCCCAACGTGACCTGGTGGGCCGGGCGTTTGCGTCCGACGGCTGGTTCGTCCCGCGGATGGTGGAGGCGATGCGGTCGGCCGAGGATCTCTTCTTCGACATGGTCACCCAGATCCGCATGCCTCGCTGGTCGGCCGGTCGGCTGGCGCTGGTGGGCGACGCGGCCTTCGCCCCGTCCTTCCTGACCGGACAGGGATCGAGTACGGCCCTGGTGGGCGCGTACCTGCTTGCCGGAGAGCTGGCGACAACCGGTGACTACGCGACCGCCTTCGATCGCTACGAGAAGCTTGCCCGGCCGTTCGTCGAGGCCAACCAGAATCTGGTCACCGCCGGCGACGCGACGATGTTCCCCAGCACTCCGGAGGCGCTGGAACAGCGCAACCGGATCCTGCAACAGCTTCCCGCCTTACCCTCCGACGACGAGCCCGCCCATTCGGCGATCGATCTTCCCGACTACACCGGTTAG
- a CDS encoding MarR family winged helix-turn-helix transcriptional regulator — MPSSPLEDQFADVMAVLPRISRLGSSLNRGELVERALRASGVSLDRPSMTVLMSLRMADGPLRIGEIARRMEVAGPHVTRLVHELERRGLAKRVADPDDRRARLVELTPAGADAATGYMHGIFGWFGEALADWSADDLRTLGALLSRLIDDLSAHAARTDDRTG; from the coding sequence ATGCCGAGCAGTCCTCTCGAGGATCAGTTCGCCGATGTCATGGCCGTACTTCCGCGGATCAGTCGGCTGGGCTCGAGCCTGAATCGCGGCGAACTGGTCGAGCGCGCGTTACGGGCGTCCGGCGTCAGTCTCGATCGGCCGTCGATGACCGTGCTGATGTCGCTGCGGATGGCCGACGGCCCGCTACGCATCGGGGAGATCGCCCGGCGGATGGAGGTTGCGGGGCCGCACGTGACGCGGCTCGTCCACGAGTTGGAACGGCGCGGACTGGCGAAACGGGTCGCGGATCCCGATGACAGGCGCGCCCGTCTGGTGGAGCTGACACCGGCCGGGGCCGACGCCGCGACCGGCTACATGCACGGGATCTTCGGGTGGTTCGGTGAAGCGCTGGCCGATTGGTCGGCGGACGACCTGCGCACGCTCGGCGCGTTGCTGTCGCGGCTCATCGACGATCTCTCCGCACACGCGGCGCGAACCGACGACCGGACCGGCTAG
- a CDS encoding nitrate reductase subunit alpha yields MAGAQKLPDVDGAAGRALLDTARFFTRWEESDDRRAVFRRGGRSGDAFYRDRWSHDKIVRSTHGVNCTGSCSWKVYVKDGVITWESQQTDYPSVGPDRPEYEPRGCPRGAAFSWYTYSPTRVRYPYARQVLVEAYRSARRQNRDPVDAWAAVVGDPDTRRRYQQARGKGGLTRISWDEALEIIAAAHVHTIKTYGPDRCAGFSPIPAMSIVSHCIGTRFIQLIGGVMTSFYDWYADLPVASPQVFGDQTDVPESGDWWDSTYLMMWGSNVPVTRTPDAHWMTEVRYRGTKVVSVSPDYADNTKFADEWLPAQAGSDAALAMAMGHVVLKEFFVDRRTPFFSDYVSRFTDLPFLVRLDQRGDGTFVPGKFLTESDLVPARGPESDWKTVVLDDGTGQPVVPNGSIGFRYADSGEGRWNLDLGNVTPRLTLADSGAPVEVALPAFTAADGTGEVLRRGVPAQRVGDHLVTTVFDLMLAQYGVGRPGLPGEWPTDYTDVDHPYTPAWQAEITSVPAEQCIRVAREFARNAIDSGGRSMIIMGGGICQWFHGDATYRAVLALLMLTGCQGRNGGGWAHYVGQEKCRPLTGWLSLANGLDWSRPPRTVPGTSYWYMHTGQWRNDGYSADALLSPLGSGRMAGRHTADLIAQSARLGWMPFYPQFSANPLDVADRAEQAVADGQAPDTASFVAAELRAGRLEPAIADIDAEQNWPRTLVVWRSNLIGSSAKGNEYFINNLLGTRSNLPEPPDQQAGPHPAEVRWRDDAPQGKLDLLVSADFRMTSTTLHSDVVLPAATWYEKHDLSSTDMHPFVHAFNPAIEPPWQARTDFRLFTDLARKLSELAAGHLDTRKDLVSVPMQHDTAGETSQPRGVVRDWLTDDQVEAVPGRTMPIFTVVERDYTAIADKLAAVGPLADQLGFTVKGTTFELSQALDGLSRSNGVMLGGRTDGRPAIDTDAKLAEAILRFSGTTNGALAVQGFRQLERRVGKRLADLAEGSEERRITFADTQAAPTPVITSPEWSGSETGGRRYAPFTVNIERLKPFHTLTGRMHFYLDHDWMADLGESLPLYRPPLDMHRLFGEPRLGRNGAQVTVRYLTPHSKWSIHSEYQDNLLMLSLSRGGPTVWMSSDDAASIGVADNEWVEVESGNGVFVGRAIVSHRIPDGIVFVYHVQERTIDVPKSERTGRRGGTHNSVTRLMIKPTHLIGGYAQLSYTFNYLGPTGNQRDIVATVRKRSQEVTYR; encoded by the coding sequence GTGGCTGGGGCACAGAAGCTTCCGGACGTCGACGGTGCGGCGGGACGAGCACTGCTGGATACCGCCCGATTCTTCACGCGCTGGGAGGAGTCCGACGATCGCCGAGCGGTGTTTCGTCGGGGCGGCCGGTCCGGTGATGCGTTCTATCGGGACCGGTGGAGCCACGACAAGATCGTCCGATCCACCCACGGCGTCAACTGCACCGGATCGTGTTCCTGGAAGGTATACGTCAAGGACGGGGTGATCACCTGGGAGAGCCAGCAGACCGACTATCCGTCGGTCGGCCCGGACCGCCCGGAGTACGAGCCCCGCGGTTGTCCGAGAGGAGCGGCGTTCTCCTGGTACACCTACTCTCCGACCCGGGTCCGGTATCCCTACGCGCGGCAGGTGCTGGTCGAGGCCTATCGGAGCGCCCGTCGGCAGAACCGGGACCCGGTGGACGCTTGGGCGGCGGTGGTCGGAGATCCCGACACGCGTCGCCGCTACCAGCAGGCCCGGGGCAAGGGTGGCCTGACCCGGATCAGTTGGGACGAGGCGCTGGAGATCATCGCGGCGGCCCACGTCCATACGATCAAGACCTACGGGCCGGACCGGTGCGCAGGGTTCTCCCCGATCCCGGCCATGTCGATCGTCAGCCATTGCATCGGCACCCGCTTCATCCAGCTGATCGGCGGGGTGATGACGTCCTTCTACGACTGGTACGCCGACCTGCCGGTGGCCAGCCCGCAGGTCTTCGGCGACCAGACCGACGTCCCGGAGTCCGGTGATTGGTGGGACAGCACCTACCTGATGATGTGGGGCTCCAACGTTCCGGTCACCCGGACCCCGGACGCGCACTGGATGACCGAGGTCCGCTATCGCGGCACCAAGGTGGTCAGCGTCAGCCCCGACTACGCCGACAACACCAAGTTCGCCGACGAGTGGCTGCCTGCACAGGCCGGCAGCGACGCCGCGCTGGCGATGGCGATGGGTCACGTCGTCCTCAAGGAGTTCTTCGTCGACCGGCGGACACCCTTCTTCTCCGACTACGTCAGCCGGTTCACCGATCTGCCCTTCCTGGTGCGGCTTGACCAGCGGGGCGACGGAACGTTCGTCCCCGGAAAGTTCCTCACCGAATCCGACCTGGTGCCGGCCCGCGGCCCGGAGAGCGATTGGAAGACCGTCGTCCTGGACGACGGCACCGGCCAACCGGTCGTGCCGAACGGCTCGATCGGCTTCCGCTACGCCGACTCCGGCGAAGGACGCTGGAACCTTGATCTCGGCAACGTCACGCCCCGGCTGACCCTGGCCGACAGTGGCGCCCCGGTCGAGGTCGCACTACCCGCCTTCACCGCCGCCGACGGAACCGGGGAGGTGCTTCGCCGCGGAGTGCCGGCGCAGCGCGTCGGTGATCATCTGGTCACCACGGTCTTCGACCTGATGTTGGCCCAGTACGGCGTCGGCCGGCCCGGGCTGCCCGGCGAGTGGCCGACCGATTACACCGACGTCGATCATCCGTACACGCCGGCCTGGCAGGCCGAGATCACCAGCGTGCCTGCCGAGCAGTGCATCAGGGTGGCCCGGGAGTTCGCCCGCAACGCCATCGACTCCGGTGGCCGGTCCATGATCATCATGGGCGGTGGGATCTGCCAATGGTTCCACGGCGACGCCACCTATCGGGCGGTCCTCGCGCTGTTGATGTTGACGGGTTGCCAGGGCCGCAACGGTGGCGGCTGGGCGCACTACGTCGGACAGGAGAAGTGCCGCCCGCTGACCGGCTGGCTGTCCCTGGCCAACGGGCTCGACTGGTCCCGGCCACCGCGCACCGTGCCGGGAACGTCGTACTGGTACATGCATACCGGGCAATGGCGCAACGACGGCTACAGCGCCGATGCCCTGCTCTCCCCGCTCGGATCCGGCCGGATGGCCGGCCGGCACACCGCTGACCTGATCGCGCAATCGGCCCGGCTGGGCTGGATGCCGTTCTATCCGCAGTTCTCCGCCAATCCGCTTGATGTCGCCGACCGGGCCGAACAGGCGGTCGCCGACGGGCAGGCGCCGGACACTGCAAGCTTTGTGGCCGCGGAGTTGCGGGCGGGCCGGCTGGAGCCGGCGATCGCCGACATCGACGCGGAACAGAACTGGCCTCGCACCCTGGTGGTGTGGCGATCCAACCTGATCGGATCGTCAGCCAAGGGCAACGAGTACTTCATCAACAACCTGCTCGGCACCCGGTCCAATCTTCCGGAACCGCCTGATCAGCAGGCCGGGCCGCACCCGGCCGAGGTCCGCTGGCGGGATGACGCACCGCAGGGCAAGTTGGACCTGTTGGTGTCCGCGGACTTCCGGATGACGTCGACCACGTTGCACAGCGATGTCGTGCTGCCGGCCGCCACCTGGTACGAGAAGCACGACCTGTCGTCCACCGACATGCATCCCTTCGTCCATGCCTTCAACCCGGCGATCGAACCGCCGTGGCAGGCCCGCACCGACTTCCGGCTGTTCACCGATCTGGCCCGCAAACTGTCCGAGCTGGCCGCCGGTCACCTGGACACGCGCAAGGACCTGGTGTCGGTGCCGATGCAACACGACACCGCGGGCGAGACCTCCCAGCCGCGCGGCGTCGTCCGGGACTGGTTGACCGACGATCAGGTGGAGGCGGTCCCCGGCCGGACTATGCCGATCTTCACCGTGGTGGAACGGGACTACACCGCCATCGCCGACAAACTCGCCGCGGTCGGACCGCTGGCGGACCAACTGGGGTTCACCGTCAAGGGCACCACCTTCGAGTTGTCCCAGGCCTTGGACGGGCTGTCCCGCAGCAACGGTGTGATGCTCGGCGGCCGGACCGACGGCCGACCAGCCATCGACACCGACGCCAAACTGGCCGAGGCGATCCTGCGGTTCTCCGGAACGACCAACGGAGCTCTTGCGGTCCAGGGATTCCGGCAGCTGGAACGCCGGGTCGGCAAGCGGCTCGCCGATCTTGCCGAAGGCTCGGAGGAGCGTCGGATCACCTTCGCCGACACCCAGGCGGCACCCACTCCGGTGATCACCTCGCCGGAGTGGTCAGGATCGGAGACCGGTGGCCGCCGTTATGCGCCGTTCACGGTCAACATCGAACGCCTCAAGCCGTTCCACACCCTGACCGGGCGGATGCACTTCTACCTTGATCACGACTGGATGGCCGATCTTGGTGAGTCCCTGCCGCTCTACCGACCGCCGCTGGACATGCACCGACTCTTCGGCGAGCCGCGACTCGGCCGCAACGGCGCCCAAGTCACTGTGAGGTACCTGACACCGCACTCCAAGTGGTCGATCCACTCCGAATATCAGGACAACCTGTTGATGCTGTCACTGTCCCGCGGTGGTCCGACGGTCTGGATGAGCTCGGACGACGCAGCCTCGATCGGGGTCGCCGACAACGAATGGGTCGAGGTGGAGAGCGGCAACGGTGTCTTCGTCGGCCGGGCGATCGTCAGTCACCGGATCCCCGACGGAATCGTGTTCGTCTATCACGTGCAGGAACGCACCATCGACGTACCGAAGTCGGAGCGCACCGGGCGCCGCGGCGGCACGCACAACTCGGTGACCCGGCTGATGATCAAGCCCACACATCTGATCGGCGGATACGCCCAGCTGTCCTACACGTTCAACTATCTGGGACCGACCGGCAACCAGCGCGACATCGTCGCGACCGTGCGGAAGCGCAGCCAGGAGGTGACCTACCGATGA
- a CDS encoding redox-sensing transcriptional repressor Rex yields MRSERPASEKGIPDATIARLPVYLRTLNAMADEGVTTISSGELADAAGVNSAQLRKDLSYLGTYGTRGVGYDVEYLRFQIGREIGSAQEWPVIIVGLGNLGTALANYSGFGSRGFRIVALLDPNPALIGREVVGVPISDLADLEKVVRRTAPRIAVLATPASAAQDVTDRLIACGVRSILNFAPTALTVPPDVNLRKVDLGQELQILAYHEQQAGEQTGETVVATTGVNIKKSSIEKATAS; encoded by the coding sequence ATGCGTTCCGAGCGGCCGGCCTCTGAGAAGGGCATCCCCGACGCGACCATCGCACGGCTGCCGGTCTATCTGCGCACGCTGAACGCGATGGCCGACGAGGGTGTGACCACGATCAGCAGCGGCGAACTGGCCGATGCCGCGGGTGTGAACTCCGCCCAGCTTCGCAAGGACCTCTCCTATCTGGGCACCTACGGGACGCGCGGTGTCGGCTATGACGTCGAATACCTGCGCTTTCAGATCGGCCGGGAGATCGGCTCGGCCCAGGAGTGGCCGGTGATCATCGTCGGCCTGGGAAACCTGGGCACCGCACTGGCCAACTACTCCGGCTTCGGATCTCGCGGTTTCCGGATCGTCGCCCTGCTCGACCCGAACCCGGCGCTGATCGGTCGTGAGGTCGTCGGCGTACCGATCTCCGATCTTGCCGATCTGGAGAAGGTCGTCCGCCGGACCGCGCCGCGGATCGCCGTGCTCGCCACCCCTGCCTCGGCTGCCCAGGATGTGACCGATCGGCTGATCGCCTGCGGAGTGAGGAGCATCCTGAACTTTGCACCGACAGCGTTGACGGTGCCGCCGGACGTCAACCTGCGCAAGGTTGATCTCGGCCAGGAGTTGCAGATCCTGGCCTACCACGAACAACAGGCCGGTGAACAGACCGGCGAGACGGTTGTCGCCACGACCGGCGTCAACATCAAGAAGAGCAGCATCGAGAAGGCAACTGCGTCGTGA
- a CDS encoding Chromate resistance protein ChrB, with product MATSRATPESSGGSGSWLVLIYRIPSEPTRLRATVWRRIKALGAVYLQNSVAALPHTPANERALRKLQREIVGMDGTGVLLESSVLSGEQSVLGSFQAARTDEYEEIVDRCEGFLAEVEKEYAKNHFTYAELEENEVDYTKLVNWLEKVKARDRFGAPGRDEADAALARCEQALEEYAARVYAEEPEGH from the coding sequence GTGGCCACTTCCCGTGCGACGCCCGAGTCCTCAGGCGGCAGCGGGTCCTGGCTGGTGCTGATCTATCGGATCCCGTCGGAGCCGACCAGGCTGCGGGCGACCGTGTGGCGGCGGATCAAGGCCCTGGGCGCGGTCTACCTGCAGAACTCGGTCGCCGCCCTCCCGCACACTCCGGCCAACGAGCGGGCACTGCGGAAACTCCAGCGGGAGATCGTCGGCATGGACGGTACCGGCGTCCTGCTGGAATCGTCCGTGTTGTCCGGCGAGCAAAGCGTATTGGGCAGTTTCCAGGCAGCCCGCACCGACGAGTACGAGGAGATCGTCGACCGCTGTGAGGGCTTCCTTGCCGAGGTGGAGAAGGAGTACGCCAAGAACCACTTCACCTACGCCGAACTCGAGGAGAACGAGGTCGACTACACCAAACTGGTCAACTGGCTGGAGAAGGTGAAGGCAAGGGACCGGTTCGGGGCCCCCGGCCGGGACGAGGCCGACGCCGCACTGGCCCGGTGCGAGCAGGCGCTCGAGGAGTACGCCGCCCGGGTCTACGCCGAGGAACCCGAGGGCCACTGA
- a CDS encoding uroporphyrinogen-III synthase, with amino-acid sequence MSTSSARKSRPRDSSVTAAPAARGRVIFVGTGPGDPDLLTLGAIAALGEATAVILDSESQREILDHPAIKLADGAEVAILGLSEAGKPLPPSARAKAVLKHTGGGARVVRLVSGDPFLDAAVSDEAAACVRGGVDFEVVPGVSSLTAVPEYAGVALNNAGGVHFVSATEGRFAKTAAAEWTGVATLVVSTRVSMIGDFVDVATAVGREADEPALVTLHGGSTEQISITTTLGRIPAELKTVPCQATELVHLTLGAAVENREALSWYETKPLFGWRVLVPRTKDQAASMTARLRTYGAHSEEVPTISVEPPRSPLQMDKAVRGLVEGRYEWVAFTSVNAVRAVREKFEQYGLDARAFSGLKVAAVGETTSGALKAWGIEPDLVPTGEQSAAGLAAEWPPYDDVLDPINRVFLPRADIATETLSAALTDLGWEVEDVTAYRTVRAAPPPAPVREAIKTGKFDAVVFTSSSTVRNLVGIAGKPHTSTIIACIGPATAKTCEEHGLRVDVIAAKPSALELADALAGFAAERREALVAAGEPVTKPSQRRTSRRRSS; translated from the coding sequence GTGAGCACATCGTCGGCCCGCAAGTCCCGTCCTAGAGATAGTTCCGTTACTGCTGCCCCTGCCGCACGCGGCCGGGTGATCTTCGTCGGCACAGGTCCAGGTGACCCGGACCTGCTGACCCTGGGTGCCATCGCTGCGCTGGGCGAGGCCACCGCGGTCATCCTCGACTCCGAGAGCCAGCGCGAGATCCTCGACCATCCGGCGATCAAGCTCGCCGATGGTGCCGAGGTCGCCATCCTCGGGCTGTCCGAGGCAGGCAAGCCGCTGCCGCCGTCGGCGCGCGCCAAGGCGGTGCTCAAGCACACCGGCGGCGGAGCCCGCGTGGTGCGCCTGGTCAGCGGTGACCCGTTCCTCGATGCTGCCGTCTCCGACGAGGCAGCGGCCTGCGTCCGCGGAGGGGTGGACTTCGAGGTCGTCCCCGGTGTCAGCTCCCTGACAGCGGTTCCGGAGTACGCCGGCGTCGCCCTGAACAACGCCGGCGGCGTGCACTTCGTGTCCGCGACCGAGGGCAGGTTCGCCAAGACCGCAGCCGCCGAATGGACCGGTGTCGCAACCCTGGTGGTGAGCACCCGGGTGAGCATGATCGGCGACTTCGTCGACGTGGCCACCGCGGTCGGGCGCGAGGCTGACGAACCGGCGCTCGTCACCCTGCACGGTGGCAGCACCGAACAGATCAGCATCACCACAACGCTCGGCCGGATCCCCGCCGAACTCAAGACGGTGCCGTGCCAGGCCACCGAACTGGTGCACCTCACCCTGGGCGCCGCAGTGGAGAATCGCGAGGCGCTCAGCTGGTACGAGACCAAGCCCCTCTTCGGCTGGCGCGTGCTGGTGCCCCGCACCAAGGACCAGGCGGCCTCGATGACCGCGCGGCTGCGCACCTACGGCGCGCACAGCGAGGAGGTGCCGACCATCTCGGTCGAGCCGCCGCGCAGTCCGCTGCAGATGGACAAGGCGGTTCGCGGGCTGGTCGAGGGTCGCTACGAATGGGTCGCGTTCACCTCGGTCAACGCCGTCCGCGCCGTACGGGAGAAGTTCGAGCAATACGGTTTGGACGCGCGGGCGTTCTCCGGCCTGAAGGTGGCAGCGGTCGGGGAGACCACTTCCGGCGCGTTGAAGGCCTGGGGGATCGAACCGGACCTCGTGCCGACCGGTGAGCAGTCCGCCGCCGGCCTGGCTGCCGAATGGCCGCCGTACGACGACGTTCTCGATCCGATCAACCGGGTCTTCCTGCCGCGCGCGGACATCGCAACCGAGACCCTGTCAGCTGCGCTGACCGATCTCGGCTGGGAGGTCGAGGATGTCACCGCGTACCGGACGGTCCGCGCGGCCCCGCCGCCGGCGCCGGTTCGCGAGGCGATCAAGACCGGCAAGTTCGATGCGGTTGTCTTCACCTCCTCCTCGACGGTACGGAACCTGGTCGGCATCGCCGGCAAGCCGCACACTTCGACGATCATCGCCTGCATCGGTCCGGCGACGGCCAAGACCTGCGAGGAACACGGTCTGCGCGTCGACGTCATCGCGGCCAAACCCTCGGCGCTGGAACTGGCCGACGCGCTGGCCGGTTTCGCCGCCGAGCGGCGCGAGGCCCTGGTCGCGGCCGGCGAGCCGGTCACCAAGCCGTCGCAACGCCGCACCAGCCGGCGCCGATCATCCTGA
- a CDS encoding glutamyl-tRNA reductase: protein MSILVVSVSHKTTSFEVLGRLAMDADASAKLAESLTRSEHIDEAVVLSTCNRTEVYAEVGRFHAGLDEITEQLAEATGVATTVLRGICSVYFDEGAVAHTFNVSGGLDSMVIGENQILGQVRAALSGSQQVGTVGTVLNSLFQQGIRVGKRVQTETAIGSAGRSMVTAALRQYQSLAGSLDGVRVAVVGAGSMASLAARTVAAEGADVTAVNRTFDRAVRLADAIGGHARPLADLPAVLAGSDLVISCTGARDLVLTSGLIADTPLRAVIDLALPADAEPAIAEVVPLINLDRLLRAGDDSVSTAEVDAARELVRLEVHDFLARRRASQVTPTVVALRSMAAEVTESELRRLDGRLPDLDDRQRAEIAKTVRRVVDKLLHQPTVRVQEFAANQGQVDYAAALRELFALDPQTVAAVMSPDAATQAAEVADAAASTELITGSE from the coding sequence GTGAGCATCCTGGTGGTCAGTGTTTCCCACAAGACGACATCGTTCGAGGTGCTCGGGAGACTGGCGATGGACGCCGATGCATCGGCCAAGCTCGCCGAGTCGCTGACCCGCAGCGAACACATCGACGAGGCCGTGGTGTTGTCCACCTGCAACCGCACCGAGGTCTATGCCGAGGTCGGACGCTTCCACGCCGGCCTGGACGAGATCACCGAGCAACTGGCCGAGGCGACCGGTGTCGCCACCACCGTGCTCCGGGGCATCTGCTCGGTCTATTTCGACGAGGGTGCCGTCGCCCACACCTTCAACGTCTCGGGCGGGCTGGACTCGATGGTCATCGGGGAGAACCAGATCCTCGGCCAGGTCCGTGCCGCACTGTCCGGGTCGCAGCAGGTCGGCACTGTCGGCACGGTGCTCAACTCCCTGTTCCAGCAGGGCATCCGAGTTGGGAAGCGGGTGCAGACCGAGACCGCGATCGGGTCGGCGGGACGGTCGATGGTCACGGCGGCCCTGCGCCAGTACCAGTCCCTGGCCGGATCCCTCGACGGGGTGCGGGTGGCCGTCGTCGGCGCCGGATCGATGGCGTCGCTGGCAGCCCGCACCGTTGCGGCCGAAGGAGCCGACGTGACCGCGGTGAACCGGACGTTCGACCGGGCGGTCCGGCTGGCCGACGCGATCGGCGGCCACGCCAGGCCACTGGCGGACCTGCCGGCAGTGCTCGCCGGCTCCGACCTGGTGATCAGCTGCACCGGTGCCCGCGACCTGGTGCTGACCAGCGGGCTGATCGCCGACACGCCGCTGCGCGCAGTGATCGATCTCGCGCTGCCGGCCGACGCGGAGCCGGCGATCGCCGAGGTCGTCCCGCTGATCAATCTGGATCGACTGTTGCGAGCCGGCGACGACAGTGTGTCGACCGCGGAGGTGGACGCCGCGCGGGAGCTGGTCCGCCTCGAGGTGCATGATTTCCTGGCGCGGCGCCGGGCCTCGCAGGTCACGCCGACCGTGGTCGCCCTGCGGTCGATGGCTGCCGAGGTCACGGAGTCCGAGCTGAGGCGACTCGACGGGCGACTGCCCGATCTTGACGACCGGCAACGCGCCGAGATCGCCAAGACCGTACGCCGCGTGGTCGACAAGTTGCTGCACCAGCCGACGGTCCGGGTGCAGGAGTTCGCCGCCAACCAGGGCCAGGTGGACTACGCCGCCGCCCTCCGGGAGCTGTTCGCCCTTGATCCGCAGACGGTCGCCGCGGTGATGTCGCCCGATGCCGCCACCCAGGCGGCCGAGGTGGCCGACGCCGCCGCCTCCACCGAGCTGATCACGGGATCGGAGTGA
- the hemC gene encoding hydroxymethylbilane synthase produces MTVGSRVRIGARNSPLARAQADLIAASLASYGVESEFVPISTQGDVDRRELTQIGGTGVFTGAVRDALLDGTADIGVHSLKDLPTAPVTELEIVAYPDREDTHEVIVGRWLDDPPAGRPLVIGTGAPRRAAQLQQLADEREVEVRIEPIRGNVDTRLRRVREGRYDATVLAAAGLRRLGRIEGRIDGRIEGRTAELTVSGLPARLLSYEELLPAPGQGALAVEAARKLDSDIRSVLTRLDSAATRAEVLAERRFLAVLEAGCTAPVGARAEITSGADIADGGPVRDAGADLTLVGVIGRTKGDGESQHPPHGDVPDQGPAGADDLVRRGGLIKISGRGQQGDPAELGERLARRVLSIIDPEELRKPAHN; encoded by the coding sequence GTGACCGTGGGGTCCCGGGTACGGATCGGCGCGCGCAATTCGCCCCTGGCCCGCGCCCAGGCGGACCTGATCGCCGCCTCGCTGGCGTCGTACGGCGTGGAATCGGAATTCGTCCCGATCAGCACCCAGGGTGATGTCGACCGGCGCGAACTCACCCAGATCGGTGGAACCGGGGTCTTCACCGGCGCCGTCCGCGACGCGCTGCTGGACGGTACGGCCGACATCGGCGTGCATTCACTGAAAGACCTGCCGACCGCGCCGGTCACCGAACTGGAGATCGTCGCCTACCCCGATCGCGAGGACACCCACGAGGTGATCGTCGGTCGCTGGCTCGACGATCCTCCCGCCGGCCGGCCGCTGGTGATCGGGACCGGCGCTCCGCGGCGGGCCGCCCAACTGCAGCAGTTGGCCGACGAGCGGGAGGTCGAGGTCCGGATCGAGCCGATCCGGGGCAACGTCGACACCCGGCTCCGTCGGGTGCGCGAGGGCCGGTACGACGCCACCGTGCTGGCCGCCGCCGGGCTCCGCCGGCTCGGCCGGATCGAGGGCCGGATCGACGGCCGGATCGAGGGCCGGACTGCGGAGTTGACCGTTTCCGGGCTGCCGGCCCGGCTGCTGTCGTACGAGGAGTTGTTGCCGGCGCCCGGACAGGGAGCGCTTGCCGTCGAGGCGGCCCGGAAACTCGATTCGGATATCCGCTCCGTTTTGACTAGGCTCGACAGCGCTGCCACCAGGGCAGAAGTCCTGGCCGAACGGCGCTTCCTGGCCGTTCTCGAGGCCGGCTGCACTGCACCGGTGGGAGCGCGCGCGGAGATCACCTCCGGCGCCGATATCGCCGACGGTGGGCCCGTCCGCGATGCGGGCGCGGATTTGACTCTGGTCGGAGTAATTGGGAGAACGAAGGGGGACGGCGAGTCGCAACACCCTCCGCACGGCGATGTCCCTGACCAAGGGCCTGCCGGGGCGGACGACCTGGTCCGGCGCGGCGGTTTGATCAAGATCTCCGGACGCGGACAGCAAGGCGATCCGGCAGAACTGGGAGAGCGCCTGGCACGGCGGGTGTTGTCGATCATCGATCCCGAGGAGTTGCGCAAACCAGCGCACAACTGA